A DNA window from Phragmites australis chromosome 11, lpPhrAust1.1, whole genome shotgun sequence contains the following coding sequences:
- the LOC133885885 gene encoding uncharacterized protein LOC133885885, whose amino-acid sequence MAARWSRTAPRLLLPALSLLLLCSSLPPLAAAYRPGDIVPMLRSGQYHDSRSVWFDVVGRHCPAFAVNREVLMPIPKPTGFTGADPYKITFQTGHEKFHVPWLYVINRKNSEVPLIDFHLKYSGNDLLGVTAKVVDMPHHYVEVHPDIKKNFWDPQNWPKYVLVRYTWEEQSEIDVAAGFYVLSGSGLVLSFILAIYVLQSSQEKLTRFVREAVADSSLRDGGIAKVE is encoded by the exons ATGGCCGCTCGCTGGAGTCGCACCGCCCCccgtctcctcctccccgccctATCCCTCCTGCTCCTCTGCTCGTCGCTCCCGCCCCTGGCCGCGGCATACCGCCCCGGCGACATCGTCCCCATGCTCCGCTCCGGCCAGTACCACGAC TCGAGGTCGGTGTGGTTCGACGTGGTGGGCCGCCACTGCCCGGCCTTCGCGGTCAACCGGGAG GTGCTGATGCCGATCCCGAAGCCGACAGGGTTCACCGGTGCTGATCCGTACAAGAT AACGTTTCAAACTGGACATGAAAAGTTCCATGTTCCTTGGCTTTATGTTATAAATCGCAAAAACTCTGAAGTTCCACTGATTGATTTCCATTTG AAGTACTCTGGAAACGATCTACTTGGGGTTACAGCTAAAGTTGTGGACATGCCTCACCACT ATGTGGAAGTTCATCCTGACATAAAAAAGAATTTCTGGGATCCACAGAATTGGCCAAAATACGTTCTTGTTAGATATACATG GGAGGAACAATCAGAGATAGACGTCGCTGCAGGATTTTATGTGTTATCTGGATCTG GGCTTGTTCTGTCcttcattcttgcaatctacgTCCTGCAGTCATCCCAGGAAAAGTTGACGAG